The Trichosurus vulpecula isolate mTriVul1 chromosome 4, mTriVul1.pri, whole genome shotgun sequence genome contains a region encoding:
- the LOC118846173 gene encoding 40S ribosomal protein S25-like has product MTPKDDKKKKDAGKLAKKDKDPMNKSGGKAKKWSKRKIRDKLNNLFLFDKATYDKLCKEVPTYKLITPAVVSERLKIRGSLARVALQELLSKGLIKLVSKQSTSDIYQEH; this is encoded by the coding sequence ATGACGCCCAAGGACgataagaagaagaaagatgcCGGCAAGTTGGCCAAGAAGGACAAAGATCCCATGAACAAGTCTGGGGGCAAAGCTAAGAAGTGGTCCAAAAGAAAAATTCGAGACAAGCTCAACAATCTGTTTCTGTTTGACAAAGCAACGTACGACAAACTCTGCAAGGAGGTCCCCACCTATAAACTCATCACCCCTGCAGTAGTCTCAGAGAGACTGAAGATCAGGGGTTCTCTAGCCCGAGTAGCCCTCCAGGAACTGCTTAGTAAAGGTCTGATTAAGCTGGTTTCCAAACAGAGCACAAGTGATATATACCAGGAACACTAA